One Myxococcus virescens DNA window includes the following coding sequences:
- a CDS encoding helix-turn-helix domain-containing protein yields MDDRWLSVGEIAEYLGISKDSVYAWIEKKGLPGHRIGRLWKFKRSEVDEWVHKGKAADAQRDDE; encoded by the coding sequence ATGGACGATCGATGGCTCTCAGTCGGCGAGATCGCCGAGTACCTCGGGATCAGCAAGGACAGCGTGTACGCATGGATCGAGAAGAAAGGACTGCCAGGACATCGCATCGGACGCCTCTGGAAGTTCAAGCGGTCCGAGGTCGACGAGTGGGTCCACAAAGGAAAGGCCGCTGACGCGCAGCGAGACGACGAGTGA